The nucleotide sequence AATCCTTCCAGTCCGAGATGTCGCCGTCGATGGCTATTTCGGAGCGTTTTCTATTGCAGAAAAGCGAATGGTATCGCCGCTCGGGTATCTCCTTCAGCACTTTTCCCTGGCCGTCAAGTATGGTGAGCGGCATGGTAACGCTATAGCGCGCGGTCGTTGTGTCCACGACATCATCGACCGGTATGCGTACCGATGCGCCGGACAGCGGTTTTACGGAAAGCGGGAGATCGCGGGCATTGCCGCCGAGGCGTATCTTCGCCGTACCGGAAAAAGCCGATGTGCCGCGATTCTTGAAATTGAGCGTAAGCGCGGTATAGGAATCGAGCCCGACACTCGATGCGATCTGCTCGGTCGCTTCATACTGCACGCCCGACTTCTCGAGTGCATCAGCGAGTGTCTTTACATCGGGGGCGGTCATGAGCGAGGGAACATAGTCAAGGTCGAAATAGAGATAGTCCCCGTCGCGTGTGGCGTTCTTCATCGGCCGTCCGAAGAGATCGGCAGCAGCAGCACCGCTTTTCGCGTAGAGGCGGAAACGGTTCGCCTTGCGCTCGCCGTTCTCAAGCTTGTCATCGAAATCCCATATCGCGGCAACGCCTTTGCCTGCGCCGTTATCGAAGAGATAGGTCTTTACGCCGTCGCCGTACTTGAAGTCGCGCACGAAGGATGCGTTCCCGAGCGCGCGTGCCGCAGCATTGTATTCCGCCGCAACCGGGCTCGGTGTGCCGGTGAGGAAATTCATCGTGAGCCCGACCGTCCAGTTGAGGAACATCTTGATGCGGCTTGCATATTTCATTGTCATAATGACGTAGCGTATGTTGTACGCAATGAGCGGCCGCACCCCGGGAGCATCGGATGTGACCGGGGCGAAACGCGCCTCAGCCGTGCCGAACCCCGGGAGCTTCAGCATCGGATGATTGCCCGCTTCCGTGCACCAGATATCTCCCTTGAAACCGGTTCGGTCGGCCACTGCAATGAGTTCCTCGTAGTCGGTCTCAAGGTCGGGGCGTTCCGGCTTCTCGCGATACGGATGCCCGGCGAGTATATCGATGTATTTCAGTCCGCCGGCATTGAGCACCGCCTCTTGCCATTTGCGCGCACCGTCGCCGATATTCGCAGGATCAGAGGATATCACCTTTGCATCAGGTATTACGCTTTTAATGATAGGGTAAACATCGCTGTAGAATTTCGCCATCATCTTCGGGCTGAAGATGTTCGGTTCGTCGGCCATTGTCGTGTGCGGCTCGTTGTAGTATTTGATATACTTGAAATGTTTGTACTTGGGGAGATACACGTTCTTCAGGAAATTCGTGTACGCGGTATATTCCGGGCTCTCAAAGCTCTTGAGGCTCCACATCGGCTCAACGACGGCTTTCTCATCCGGATCGGCGATATACATATTCCGCGGATCGTTCCCGAAAAGTCCCGTGGACTGCAGTATCCCTTCATTATCGACGCTCTTATACGTTCCCTCGTCGACCGGATACATCGATGGCTGTATCCCTCCAACGCCGATCTCACGGAGTATGCGTGCATTGCGTTCGCGGTCGCCGCCGGGGCCGTTGCCGAAGGTGAATAATAGACGATTCTTCATGGATGTCAGTTCCGCTTTCGAGAATGCATCGATGACCGGTACGGTATAGAAGTCGTGATCACGGTACTTATTCTGCTTGTCCTCGATGGCAAGTCGAACCGTGTAGTAGCCGATATATCCCATTTCCTTCGCTGCATTGAGGGCAAGCGCCGTTCGTCCGTTCGCCGGCACGGTCACGCCGGAGAATACTTTTGCCGCGATCTCATTCTTGAAAAAGTCGCGTACGCTCATAACGCAATCGACCGTTCTTTCGCTGTCCGTATTGTTCACAAGCTCATACGAGAGCTGTTTGTCATCCTTGAGCGCAAAATAGCTTTTCATCTTGTCTGCGGTCACCGAGAGGGGCTTCATAGTGAACGACGTCGGGGCAGCGGCTTCTTCGAATTGGAAGGCATCCGCCCAGAAATGCGTGGTCTCTTTTACCCCCTGATACGTGCTGTTATACCACCAGGGTACGCCGAACATCACCGTCGTGAGACTTTCCGTTGCATTGAACGATGAGGAGTAGCGCTTCCATTCTTTCGTGAGCTTGAAGTTCTTATCACCGAGCCATTTACCCCAGGACTTCGCCCCCCAGGCGACGCATCCGATCGAAAGCCCATCCTGATCGCTCTTTGCGTAGAAACTGAAGGTATAGGTCTTTCCCACCTTGAGCTGCATCGAGTACGGCGCGATAAGGCTCATCGTTGTATTGTATTTCTCGCTGTAGGAGGGCCGCATCTGGAACCGGAAGCTCTTCTTCCCGTGGAACGCAGTACTGTCGTCGACGATAAGCCATTCGCGCAGATGATCAAGATTGGTGATGCGCGACCCGCCGACGGTATCCCATCCGTGCAGCCCCTCTTCCGCGCTCGGGTTCTGGATACGGTTCGCGGATGCGCCGAAATTAGGGAGTTCCATGCGGTT is from Spirochaetota bacterium and encodes:
- a CDS encoding sugar-binding protein — protein: MKACISVIAMICASALFGATAAPKVEFDASGTIRFADKALSITKGHLYYTVAGKELINMYPIWSGPGQGYGEAGYGDNITVHAYDAAAKEFVVKATLPKATDAQYEIRMKILDDGLVHYAIKFTAVGDLKSKGLQVRFPAFTLDGTTIRDESEDIIIEKFEGERKSFMLPKGMSPEFFAENPDRAIRFFLLKHDAGQTKYGMSDARHDKGMPRMEYRPQFSKEHEIELTLDIRKISAERANSLSTETVSEYDSIGIGKFNRMELPNFGASANRIQNPSAEEGLHGWDTVGGSRITNLDHLREWLIVDDSTAFHGKKSFRFQMRPSYSEKYNTTMSLIAPYSMQLKVGKTYTFSFYAKSDQDGLSIGCVAWGAKSWGKWLGDKNFKLTKEWKRYSSSFNATESLTTVMFGVPWWYNSTYQGVKETTHFWADAFQFEEAAAPTSFTMKPLSVTADKMKSYFALKDDKQLSYELVNNTDSERTVDCVMSVRDFFKNEIAAKVFSGVTVPANGRTALALNAAKEMGYIGYYTVRLAIEDKQNKYRDHDFYTVPVIDAFSKAELTSMKNRLLFTFGNGPGGDRERNARILREIGVGGIQPSMYPVDEGTYKSVDNEGILQSTGLFGNDPRNMYIADPDEKAVVEPMWSLKSFESPEYTAYTNFLKNVYLPKYKHFKYIKYYNEPHTTMADEPNIFSPKMMAKFYSDVYPIIKSVIPDAKVISSDPANIGDGARKWQEAVLNAGGLKYIDILAGHPYREKPERPDLETDYEELIAVADRTGFKGDIWCTEAGNHPMLKLPGFGTAEARFAPVTSDAPGVRPLIAYNIRYVIMTMKYASRIKMFLNWTVGLTMNFLTGTPSPVAAEYNAAARALGNASFVRDFKYGDGVKTYLFDNGAGKGVAAIWDFDDKLENGERKANRFRLYAKSGAAAADLFGRPMKNATRDGDYLYFDLDYVPSLMTAPDVKTLADALEKSGVQYEATEQIASSVGLDSYTALTLNFKNRGTSAFSGTAKIRLGGNARDLPLSVKPLSGASVRIPVDDVVDTTTARYSVTMPLTILDGQGKVLKEIPERRYHSLFCNRKRSEIAIDGDISDWKDYRFGVVGKDDFDVIEYTKGGHTSFDDLGARFFSAWDEDALYLAVEVRDDVHHQPNTLGGTWAGDSVQLFIDAFRDGQETSLNMQDDYAYAIAKTSAGDQVYRAISADRQLSWLDIQNNVLEPNVEIKIGRDEMKKRTVYEMRFPAKYIAPVALKKGNAVGLGIMVNDADGGPRKSAITTCDGKEGWLKPYYLSFFYFE